In Macaca fascicularis isolate 582-1 chromosome 15, T2T-MFA8v1.1, one genomic interval encodes:
- the LOC123569089 gene encoding large ribosomal subunit protein eL31-like, whose amino-acid sequence MAPAKKGGEKKKGRSAINEVVTREYTINIHKRIHGVGFKKRAPRALKEIRKFAMKEMGTPDVRIDTRLNKAVWAKGIRNVPYRICVRLSRKRNEDEDSPNKLYTLVTYVPVTTFKNLQTVNVDEN is encoded by the coding sequence ATGGCTCCCGCAAAGAAGGGTGGCGAGAAGAAAAAGGGCCGTTCTGCCATCAACGAGGTGGTGACCCGAGAATACACCATCAACATTCACAAGCGCATCCATGGAGTGGGCTTCAAGAAGCGTGCCCCTCGGGCACTCAAAGAGATTCGGAAATTTGCCATGAAGGAGATGGGAACTCCAGATGTGCGCATTGATACCAGGCTCAACAAAGCTGTCTGGGCCAAAGGAATAAGGAATGTCCCATACCGAATCTGTGTGCGGCTGTCCAGAAAACGTAATGAGGATGAAGATTCACCAAATAAGCTCTATACTTTGGTTACCTATGTACCTGTTACCACTTTCAAAAATCTACAGACAGTCAATGTGGATGAGAACTAA